In Arthrobacter ramosus, one DNA window encodes the following:
- a CDS encoding MFS transporter translates to MPTDRSITDSSAGARNAAATSKTAPRGASKLKLPTRRRLKVSDVNVVDQPMLKKALGGTIVGNTMEWYDVGVFGYLITTMGPVFLPEADKSVQTLFLLGTFAATFVARPLGGVVFGWLGDKVGRQKVLATTLLLMAASTFAVGLLPGYAQIGIWAAVLLVVLKLVQGFSTGGEYAGATTFVSEYAPDKRRGFFASFLDMGSYIGFALGAALVSILQLTIGQSAMEDWGWRLPFLLAGPLGIIAVYFRSKIEESPQFQATLDAQEALAADAAAGDAAVAKGPIGIVKAYWRQIILAMILAAAANTVGYMLTSYMPTYLTESKGYDPVHGTLLTIPVLVIMAVCIPLTGKLSDRIGRRPVLWIGAISTVVFAVPAFLLIGIGDIWSTLAGLALIAFPVTFYVANLASALPALFPTSSRYGGMGIAYNFSVAIFGGTTPFIVAALIQGTGNDMMPAYYLMGTSVVGAIAIYFLRESAQRPLPGSMPSVDTQAEARELVATQDTNPLIDLDEMPFDDGTLVATEPDREHVPA, encoded by the coding sequence ATGCCCACAGACCGAAGCATTACCGACTCTTCAGCAGGCGCTAGGAACGCTGCTGCAACGAGCAAGACCGCACCACGCGGTGCCTCAAAATTGAAACTTCCAACACGCCGTCGACTCAAGGTATCCGACGTCAACGTCGTTGACCAGCCAATGCTGAAAAAAGCACTCGGCGGCACGATCGTCGGCAACACCATGGAATGGTACGACGTCGGCGTGTTCGGCTACCTCATCACCACCATGGGTCCAGTCTTCCTGCCCGAGGCCGATAAGTCCGTGCAGACCCTGTTCCTCCTGGGAACCTTCGCCGCAACCTTCGTGGCACGGCCGCTCGGCGGCGTCGTCTTCGGCTGGCTCGGTGACAAGGTGGGCCGCCAGAAGGTGCTCGCCACAACACTCTTGCTGATGGCGGCAAGCACCTTCGCCGTCGGACTCCTGCCTGGATACGCACAAATCGGCATCTGGGCAGCCGTGCTGCTCGTCGTCCTGAAACTCGTCCAGGGTTTCTCGACCGGCGGCGAATACGCCGGGGCCACCACGTTCGTGAGCGAATACGCTCCGGACAAGCGCCGCGGCTTCTTCGCGAGCTTCCTGGATATGGGCTCCTACATCGGCTTCGCCCTAGGCGCGGCCCTCGTGTCCATCCTGCAGCTCACCATCGGCCAATCGGCCATGGAGGACTGGGGCTGGCGCCTGCCGTTCCTCCTCGCGGGTCCCCTCGGCATCATCGCCGTGTACTTCCGTAGCAAGATCGAGGAATCCCCTCAGTTCCAAGCCACTTTGGATGCCCAGGAAGCCCTCGCCGCGGACGCCGCAGCGGGCGATGCCGCGGTAGCCAAGGGCCCCATCGGCATCGTCAAGGCTTACTGGCGCCAGATCATCCTCGCCATGATCCTTGCCGCAGCCGCCAACACCGTGGGCTATATGTTGACTTCCTACATGCCCACGTACCTGACCGAGTCCAAGGGCTACGACCCCGTTCACGGCACCCTGCTGACCATCCCCGTGCTGGTCATCATGGCAGTCTGCATCCCGCTGACGGGCAAGCTCTCCGACCGGATCGGCCGCCGGCCCGTGCTGTGGATCGGCGCCATCAGCACCGTCGTGTTCGCCGTTCCGGCCTTCCTGCTGATTGGAATCGGCGATATTTGGTCTACGCTTGCCGGTCTGGCCCTGATCGCCTTCCCGGTCACGTTCTACGTGGCAAACCTCGCCTCCGCGCTGCCGGCACTGTTCCCGACCTCGAGCCGCTATGGGGGAATGGGCATCGCCTACAACTTCTCCGTAGCGATCTTCGGCGGCACCACGCCGTTCATTGTCGCTGCCTTGATCCAGGGCACCGGCAACGACATGATGCCTGCGTATTACCTCATGGGCACGTCCGTGGTTGGCGCAATCGCCATCTACTTCCTGCGTGAATCCGCGCAACGCCCGCTCCCGGGCTCCATGCCCAGCGTGGACACCCAGGCCGAGGCCCGCGAGCTGGTGGCCACTCAGGACACCAACCCGTTGATCGACTTGGACGAAATGCCGTTCGACGACGGCACCCTGGTAGCTACGGAGCCGGACCGGGAGCACGTCCCGGCCTAG
- a CDS encoding response regulator transcription factor, producing the protein MEDSRGLVLIAEDEQAIADIQRLYLGRAGFGVHVERDGISALAQIKRLRPVAVILDVGLPGMDGIELCRQLRQAEDWTPVLFVTARDEEVDRVLGLELGADDYLTKPFSPSELVARVKAVLRRTEGTPRSKPLVLGSVELDPLNRTARAGTEELTLTATEFDLLAYLMAQPGRVFSREQLLSAVWGQASYAAGRTVDVHVAQLRAKLGRHSPIATSRGVGYSAAAPQTSGPRPAAGGAT; encoded by the coding sequence ATGGAAGACAGCCGCGGATTGGTGCTGATTGCCGAGGATGAACAGGCAATTGCCGATATCCAGCGCCTCTATCTGGGCCGCGCGGGTTTCGGCGTACACGTTGAGCGGGACGGGATTTCCGCACTGGCACAGATCAAGCGGCTCAGACCGGTCGCGGTGATTCTCGACGTCGGGCTGCCCGGCATGGACGGAATCGAGCTCTGCAGGCAACTGCGGCAAGCAGAGGACTGGACGCCGGTACTGTTCGTCACGGCCCGCGATGAGGAGGTGGACCGTGTCCTTGGCCTGGAATTGGGCGCCGACGACTATCTCACCAAGCCGTTTTCGCCCTCCGAACTGGTCGCCCGGGTCAAGGCAGTGCTGCGCCGGACCGAAGGAACCCCGCGGTCCAAACCACTCGTGCTGGGCAGCGTCGAACTGGATCCGCTGAACAGGACCGCACGCGCCGGCACCGAGGAACTCACTCTAACCGCCACCGAATTCGACCTCCTCGCGTACCTCATGGCCCAGCCTGGCCGTGTCTTTTCCCGTGAGCAGCTCCTGTCCGCCGTGTGGGGGCAGGCCAGTTACGCCGCCGGGCGGACAGTTGATGTGCACGTAGCGCAACTCCGCGCCAAGCTCGGAAGGCACTCCCCCATCGCGACGAGCCGCGGCGTCGGCTATTCGGCCGCAGCTCCCCAAACGTCCGGACCCCGCCCCGCCGCCGGGGGAGCCACGTGA
- a CDS encoding sensor histidine kinase — MRRWFGTLAGRTTAVIAAVATVAVVLAGLLAAQLVNATAVDEAKKYLAVEADSLSKQTSIGGLQDLRADLLTHGARLAQISTDGRVTGGGARLVDAKTVADVLAGKSVSTSVNGPQNTVVLEARPLAAGGGVVLAQPVSEIRAAAAPLLSRMLIALAVCLAFAIVAGGLLAQWLSRPLVRTAHSAHRLAAGERSVAVAPGGPAEVVEVSQALAALDAALRTSEGRQREFLLSISHEIRTPLTALRGYAEALADGVVSGDDVSGVGRTLVAETNRLDRFVRDLLELARLESDEFRLELQPVDASLILRESWQAWQAICVQNGIAGRLELPLGPLPVRGDGQRLRQVVDGLLENALRVTPEGSPVVLAAYLTGSGLTVEVRDGGPGLTEADAAVAFERGALFARYSGERPVGSGLGLSIAARIVQRMGGRISVRSAPEGGAAFVVELPGIPAGSRQT; from the coding sequence GTGAGGCGCTGGTTCGGCACACTGGCCGGGCGCACGACGGCGGTGATCGCCGCCGTCGCGACTGTCGCCGTCGTGCTTGCCGGCCTTCTGGCGGCGCAGCTGGTCAACGCCACGGCGGTGGACGAAGCCAAGAAGTATCTCGCGGTTGAGGCTGATTCCCTCAGCAAACAAACGAGCATTGGCGGCCTGCAGGACCTTCGCGCAGATCTGCTCACGCACGGGGCGAGGCTAGCGCAAATCAGCACCGACGGCCGCGTGACAGGCGGCGGCGCCAGGCTGGTGGATGCGAAGACCGTGGCGGATGTATTGGCCGGAAAGTCGGTCTCGACGTCGGTGAACGGTCCACAGAACACCGTGGTCCTTGAGGCGCGGCCCTTGGCGGCCGGCGGCGGCGTGGTACTGGCGCAGCCCGTGTCCGAAATCCGCGCGGCCGCCGCTCCACTGCTGAGCCGCATGCTGATTGCCCTCGCAGTTTGCCTCGCGTTCGCCATCGTGGCCGGCGGCCTGTTGGCGCAGTGGTTGAGCCGGCCCTTGGTGCGCACGGCCCATTCGGCCCATCGTCTCGCAGCCGGAGAACGATCCGTGGCTGTGGCGCCAGGCGGGCCGGCCGAAGTGGTGGAGGTTTCGCAGGCGCTGGCGGCCCTCGACGCCGCACTCCGGACCAGCGAGGGGCGCCAACGCGAGTTCCTCCTCTCCATTTCACATGAAATCCGGACACCCCTGACCGCGCTGCGGGGCTACGCCGAGGCGCTTGCCGATGGCGTGGTCAGCGGAGACGACGTGAGCGGGGTCGGCCGGACCCTCGTGGCCGAAACCAACCGCCTGGACCGGTTTGTCCGCGATCTCCTGGAATTGGCACGGCTCGAGTCCGACGAATTCCGCTTGGAACTGCAGCCCGTGGACGCATCCTTGATCCTGCGCGAGAGCTGGCAGGCCTGGCAAGCGATCTGCGTCCAGAACGGGATCGCGGGGCGGCTCGAACTGCCTCTTGGGCCATTGCCGGTCCGCGGCGATGGCCAGCGGCTGCGGCAAGTGGTGGACGGCTTGCTGGAGAACGCCCTGCGCGTGACGCCTGAAGGCTCTCCCGTTGTGCTCGCGGCGTATCTCACCGGCAGCGGGCTCACCGTGGAAGTGCGCGACGGCGGGCCGGGCCTCACGGAGGCGGATGCCGCCGTCGCGTTTGAACGCGGTGCGCTCTTTGCCAGATACAGCGGAGAACGGCCTGTTGGAAGCGGACTGGGTTTGTCCATCGCCGCAAGGATCGTGCAGCGCATGGGCGGCCGCATCAGTGTGCGCTCTGCGCCTGAGGGCGGCGCGGCATTCGTGGTGGAGTTGCCCGGCATTCCCGCGGGCTCCCGGCAAACGTAG